In Mycobacterium tuberculosis H37Rv, a single window of DNA contains:
- the mazE7 gene encoding antitoxin MazE7 (MazE7, antitoxin, part of toxin-antitoxin (TA) operon with Rv2063A) — MSTSTTIRVSTQTRDRLAAQARERGISMSALLTELAAQAERQAIFRAEREASHAETTTQAVRDEDREWEGTVGDGLG; from the coding sequence ATGTCTACATCCACGACGATTAGGGTTTCAACCCAGACTCGGGATCGTCTGGCCGCCCAAGCCCGCGAACGGGGAATCTCGATGTCGGCTCTGCTCACCGAACTGGCCGCCCAGGCCGAGCGCCAGGCAATCTTCCGCGCCGAACGCGAGGCCTCGCACGCCGAGACGACCACCCAGGCAGTCCGCGACGAGGACCGCGAGTGGGAGGGCACGGTAGGCGACGGCCTTGGCTGA
- the rpsN2 gene encoding 30S ribosomal protein S14, whose translation MAKKSKIVKNQRRAATVARYASRRTALKDIIRSPSSAPEQRSTAQRALARQPRDASPVRLRNRDAIDGRPRGHLRKFGLSRVRVRQLAHDGHLPGVRKASW comes from the coding sequence GTGGCCAAGAAGTCCAAGATCGTCAAGAATCAGCGGCGGGCGGCCACCGTCGCCCGTTACGCATCGCGTCGCACCGCGCTCAAAGACATCATCCGATCCCCATCGAGCGCCCCCGAACAGCGCAGTACCGCCCAGCGAGCCCTTGCCCGCCAGCCCCGCGACGCCAGTCCCGTGCGGTTACGCAACCGCGACGCCATCGACGGCCGGCCGCGCGGACATCTCCGCAAATTCGGGCTCTCCCGTGTGCGGGTCCGCCAACTGGCCCACGACGGACACCTGCCCGGTGTCCGGAAGGCCAGCTGGTAG
- the mazF7 gene encoding mRNA interferase MazF7 (toxin, part of toxin-antitoxin (TA) operon with Rv2063) produces MAEPRRGDLWLVSLGAARAGEPGKHRPAVVVSVDELLTGIDDELVVVVPVSSSRSRTPLRPPVAPSEGVAADSVAVCRGVRAVARARLVERLGALKPATMRAIENALTLILGLPTGPERGEAATHSPVRWTGGRDP; encoded by the coding sequence TTGGCTGAGCCACGGCGAGGAGACCTTTGGCTGGTCAGCCTCGGCGCCGCTCGCGCGGGTGAGCCCGGCAAGCATCGGCCCGCGGTGGTCGTTTCCGTGGACGAGCTACTCACCGGAATCGACGACGAACTCGTTGTCGTCGTGCCGGTGTCAAGCTCGCGCTCCCGCACCCCACTCCGGCCACCTGTCGCGCCCTCAGAAGGTGTAGCTGCCGATAGCGTCGCGGTGTGCCGCGGCGTCCGCGCGGTCGCTCGTGCCCGACTCGTGGAGCGACTCGGCGCCCTCAAACCCGCCACGATGCGCGCAATCGAAAACGCCCTGACCCTGATCCTCGGCCTCCCGACGGGACCTGAGCGCGGCGAGGCGGCGACCCATTCTCCCGTACGGTGGACGGGTGGCCGGGACCCGTGA
- the rpsR2 gene encoding 30S ribosomal protein S18 — MAAKSARKGPTKAKKNLLDSLGVESVDYKDTATLRVFISDRGKIRSRGVTGLTVQQQRQVAQAIKNAREMALLPYPGQDRQRRAALCP; from the coding sequence ATGGCCGCCAAATCCGCGCGAAAGGGCCCGACGAAGGCGAAGAAAAACCTGCTCGATAGCCTCGGCGTCGAGAGCGTCGATTACAAAGACACCGCAACATTGCGGGTGTTCATCTCTGACCGAGGCAAGATTCGCTCCCGGGGAGTGACCGGCCTGACAGTCCAGCAGCAACGCCAAGTCGCCCAGGCGATCAAGAACGCCCGCGAGATGGCGCTGCTGCCCTACCCGGGCCAGGACAGGCAGCGACGCGCTGCACTGTGCCCATGA
- the ppm1 gene encoding polyprenol-monophosphomannose synthase (Transfers mannose from GDP-Mannose to all endogenous polyprenol-phosphates in Mycobacterium tuberculosis), with amino-acid sequence MKLGAWVAAQLPTTRTAVRTRLTRLVVSIVAGLLLYASFPPRNCWWAAVVALALLAWVLTHRATTPVGGLGYGLLFGLVFYVSLLPWIGELVGPGPWLALATTCALFPGIFGLFAVVVRLLPGWPIWFAVGWAAQEWLKSILPFGGFPWGSVAFGQAEGPLLPLVQLGGVALLSTGVALVGCGLTAIALEIEKWWRTGGQGDAPPAVVLPAACICLVLFAAIVVWPQVRHAGSGSGGEPTVTVAVVQGNVPRLGLDFNAQRRAVLDNHVEETLRLAADVHAGLAQQPQFVIWPENSSDIDPFVNPDAGQRISAAAEAIGAPILIGTLMDVPGRPRENPEWTNTAIVWNPGTGPADRHDKAIVQPFGEYLPMPWLFRHLSGYADRAGHFVPGNGTGVVRIAGVPVGVATCWEVIFDRAPRKSILGGAQLLTVPSNNATFNKTMSEQQLAFAKVRAVEHDRYVVVAGTTGISAVIAPDGGELIRTDFFQPAYLDSQVRLKTRLTPATRWGPILQWILVGAAAAVVLVAMRQNGWFPRPRRSEPKGENDDSDAPPGRSEASGPPALSESDDELIQPEQGGRHSSGFGRHRATSRSYMTTGQPAPPAPGNRPSQRVLVIIPTFNERENLPVIHRRLTQACPAVHVLVVDDSSPDGTGQLADELAQADPGRTHVMHRTAKNGLGAAYLAGFAWGLSREYSVLVEMDADGSHAPEQLQRLLDAVDAGADLAIGSRYVAGGTVRNWPWRRLVLSKTANTYSRLALGIGIHDITAGYRAYRREALEAIDLDGVDSKGYCFQIDLTWRTVSNGFVVTEVPITFTERELGVSKMSGSNIREALVKVARWGIEGRLSRSDHARARPDIARPGAGGSRVSRADVTE; translated from the coding sequence GTGAAGCTTGGCGCCTGGGTGGCAGCGCAGCTGCCCACCACACGGACCGCGGTGCGGACGCGGCTGACGCGCCTGGTGGTCAGCATCGTGGCCGGTCTGCTGTTGTATGCCAGCTTCCCGCCGCGCAACTGCTGGTGGGCGGCGGTGGTTGCGCTCGCATTGCTGGCCTGGGTGCTGACCCACCGCGCGACGACACCGGTGGGTGGGCTGGGCTACGGCCTGCTATTCGGCCTGGTGTTCTACGTCTCGTTGTTGCCGTGGATCGGCGAGCTGGTGGGCCCCGGGCCCTGGTTGGCACTGGCGACGACGTGCGCGCTGTTCCCCGGCATCTTCGGTCTGTTCGCCGTCGTGGTACGCCTGTTGCCGGGTTGGCCGATCTGGTTCGCGGTGGGGTGGGCGGCGCAGGAGTGGTTGAAGTCGATCCTTCCGTTCGGTGGATTTCCGTGGGGGTCGGTCGCCTTCGGTCAAGCCGAAGGCCCGCTGTTGCCGTTGGTCCAGCTCGGCGGTGTGGCGCTGCTGTCAACGGGGGTAGCGCTGGTCGGATGCGGCTTGACCGCGATCGCGCTGGAAATCGAGAAGTGGTGGCGAACCGGTGGTCAGGGGGATGCGCCGCCGGCGGTGGTGCTGCCGGCCGCGTGCATATGCCTGGTCTTGTTCGCCGCCATCGTCGTCTGGCCGCAGGTGCGGCATGCGGGTAGCGGATCGGGCGGCGAACCCACGGTCACCGTCGCGGTGGTCCAGGGCAATGTGCCCCGGCTCGGTCTCGACTTCAATGCGCAACGTCGGGCGGTGCTAGACAACCACGTTGAGGAGACGTTGCGGCTGGCCGCCGACGTGCATGCGGGGCTGGCGCAGCAACCCCAGTTCGTCATCTGGCCGGAGAACTCGTCGGACATCGACCCGTTCGTCAACCCCGACGCCGGTCAACGGATCTCCGCAGCGGCCGAAGCGATCGGCGCGCCGATCCTGATCGGCACCCTGATGGATGTTCCGGGCCGTCCTCGTGAAAATCCGGAGTGGACCAATACGGCCATTGTCTGGAATCCCGGCACCGGGCCGGCCGACCGCCACGACAAGGCAATCGTGCAGCCCTTCGGCGAGTACCTGCCCATGCCGTGGCTGTTTCGGCACCTCTCCGGCTACGCCGACCGCGCCGGCCACTTCGTGCCCGGCAACGGCACCGGTGTGGTGCGCATCGCTGGGGTCCCGGTCGGGGTGGCTACCTGCTGGGAGGTGATCTTCGACCGCGCCCCGCGGAAGTCGATTCTGGGCGGCGCGCAGCTGTTGACCGTGCCCAGCAACAACGCCACCTTCAACAAGACAATGAGCGAACAGCAGCTGGCATTCGCCAAGGTACGGGCCGTCGAGCACGACAGATACGTGGTGGTTGCCGGTACCACTGGGATCAGTGCGGTGATAGCACCAGACGGGGGTGAGCTGATCCGGACCGACTTTTTCCAGCCCGCATACCTGGACAGCCAGGTGCGCCTCAAGACGAGGCTGACACCGGCAACTCGATGGGGTCCAATCCTGCAATGGATTCTCGTCGGGGCAGCCGCAGCGGTCGTTCTCGTCGCCATGCGGCAGAATGGGTGGTTCCCGCGTCCGAGGCGCTCGGAGCCAAAGGGCGAAAATGACGATTCCGATGCGCCCCCGGGCAGATCTGAGGCCTCCGGTCCGCCGGCCCTGAGTGAATCCGACGACGAACTCATTCAGCCCGAGCAGGGCGGCCGACACTCATCCGGTTTCGGACGACACAGAGCAACATCGAGGAGTTACATGACCACCGGCCAGCCGGCGCCCCCAGCCCCGGGTAACCGTCCCAGCCAGCGCGTCCTGGTGATCATTCCTACGTTCAACGAGCGGGAGAACCTTCCGGTGATCCACCGGCGGCTGACGCAAGCATGCCCCGCCGTGCACGTGCTGGTCGTCGACGACAGCAGCCCCGACGGCACCGGCCAGCTCGCCGACGAGCTGGCGCAGGCCGATCCCGGCCGCACCCACGTGATGCACCGCACCGCCAAGAACGGTTTGGGCGCGGCGTACCTGGCAGGTTTCGCCTGGGGGTTGAGCCGGGAGTATTCGGTGCTGGTCGAGATGGATGCCGACGGCAGCCACGCGCCCGAACAGCTGCAGCGCCTGCTGGACGCCGTCGACGCTGGTGCCGATCTTGCGATTGGTTCGCGCTATGTCGCGGGGGGGACGGTACGAAACTGGCCTTGGCGGCGGCTAGTCCTGTCCAAAACCGCTAACACCTATTCGCGCCTGGCGCTCGGAATCGGGATCCACGACATCACCGCTGGCTACCGCGCGTACCGCCGCGAAGCACTCGAAGCGATTGACCTGGACGGCGTGGACTCCAAGGGCTACTGCTTCCAGATCGATCTCACCTGGCGCACGGTGAGCAACGGGTTCGTCGTCACCGAGGTGCCGATTACCTTTACCGAGCGCGAGCTCGGTGTGTCCAAGATGAGCGGGTCCAACATTCGTGAGGCGCTGGTCAAAGTCGCCCGCTGGGGCATCGAGGGACGCCTTTCGCGCTCGGACCACGCACGCGCACGACCGGACATTGCCCGGCCGGGAGCAGGGGGTTCCCGGGTCAGCCGCGCCGACGTGACCGAATGA
- a CDS encoding hypothetical protein (A core mycobacterial gene; conserved in mycobacterial strains (See Marmiesse et al., 2004 PMID:14766927).) — translation MTPTFSDLAEAQYLLLTTFTKDGRPKPVPIWAALDTDRGDRLLVITEKKSWKVKRIRNTPRVTLATCTLRGRPTSEAVEATAAILDESQTGAVYDAIVKRYGIQGKLFTFVSKLRGGMRNNIGLELKVAESETG, via the coding sequence GTGACCCCTACCTTTTCTGACCTTGCCGAGGCGCAGTACCTGCTGCTGACCACCTTCACCAAGGACGGCCGGCCCAAGCCGGTTCCCATCTGGGCCGCCTTGGACACCGACCGCGGGGATCGACTGCTGGTCATCACCGAGAAGAAATCGTGGAAGGTCAAGCGGATCCGCAACACGCCGCGGGTGACGCTGGCGACCTGCACCTTGCGCGGCCGGCCGACCAGCGAGGCCGTCGAAGCCACCGCGGCCATCCTCGACGAATCCCAAACGGGCGCCGTCTACGACGCGATCGTCAAGCGCTACGGCATCCAGGGCAAGCTGTTCACCTTCGTCAGTAAGCTGCGCGGCGGCATGCGGAACAACATTGGCCTAGAGCTCAAAGTGGCCGAAAGCGAGACCGGCTAG
- the rpmG1 gene encoding 50S ribosomal protein L33 — translation MARTDIRPIVKLRSTAGTGYTYTTRKNRRNDPDRLILRKYDPILRRHVDFREER, via the coding sequence ATGGCGCGCACCGACATCCGGCCGATTGTGAAGCTGCGTTCCACGGCGGGCACCGGCTACACCTACACCACCCGCAAGAACCGCCGTAATGACCCCGACCGTCTCATCTTGCGCAAATACGACCCGATCCTGCGGCGTCACGTGGACTTTCGCGAGGAACGCTGA
- the cobN gene encoding cobalamin biosynthesis protein CobN, with the protein MPEPTVLLLSTSDTDLISARSSGKNYRWANPSRLSDLELTDLLAEASIVVIRILGGYRAWQSGIDTVIAGGVPAVLVSGEQAADAELTDRSTVAAGTALQAHIYLAHGGVDNLRELHAFLCDTVLMTGFGFTPPVATPTWGVLERPDAGKTGPTIAVLYYRAQHLAGNTGYVEALCRAIEDAGGRPLPLYCASLRTAEPRLLERLGGADAMVVTVLAAGGVKPAAASAGGDDDSWNVEHLAALDIPILQGLCLTSPRDQWCANDDGLSPLDVASQVAVPEFDGRIITVPFSFKEIDDDGLISYVADPERCARVAGLAVRHARLRQVAPADKRVALVFSAYPTKHARIGNAVGLDTPASAVALLQAMRQRGYRVGDLPGVESNDGDALIHALIECGGHDPDWLTEGQLAGNPIRVSAKEYRDWFATLPAELTDVVTAYWGPPPGELFVDRSHDPDGEIVIAALRAGNLVLMVQPPRGFGENPVAIYHDPDLPPSHHYLAAYRWLDTGFSNGFGAHAVVHLGKHGNLEWLPGKTLGMSASCGPDAALGDLPLIYPFLVNDPGEGTQAKRRAHAVLVDHLIPPMARAETYGDIARLEQLLDEHASVAALDPGKLPAIRQQIWTLIRAAKMDHDLGLTERPEEDSFDDMLLHVDGWLCEIKDVQIRDGLHILGQNPTGEQELDLVLAILRARQLFGGAHAIPGLRQALGLAEDGTDERATVDQTEAKARELVAALQATGWDPSAADRLTGNADAAAVLRFAATEVIPRLAGTATEIEQVLRALDGRFIPAGPSGSPLRGLVNVLPTGRNFYSVDPKAVPSRLAWEAGVALADSLLARYRDEHGRWPRSVGLSVWGTSAMRTAGDDIAEVLALLGVRPVWDDASRRVIDLAPMQPAELGRPRIDVTVRISGFFRDAFPHVVTMLDDAVRLVADLDEAAEDNYVRAHAQADLAHHGDQRRATTRIFGSKPGTYGAGLLQLIDSRSWRDDADLAQVYTAWGGFAYGRDLDGREAIDDMNRQYRRIAVAAKNTDTREHDIADSDDYFQYHGGMVATVRALTGQAPAAYIGDNTRPDAIRTRTLSEETTRVFRARVVNPRWMAAMRRHGYKGAFEMAATVDYLFGYDATAGVMADWMYEQLTQRYVLDAQNRTFMTESNPWALHGMAERLLEAAGRGLWAQPAPETLDGLRQVLLETEGDLEA; encoded by the coding sequence GTGCCGGAACCGACCGTTCTGCTGTTGTCGACGTCCGACACCGACCTGATTAGCGCCCGGTCCAGCGGCAAGAACTACCGGTGGGCGAATCCCTCGCGGCTGTCTGACCTGGAACTGACCGACCTGCTGGCCGAAGCGTCGATCGTGGTGATCCGGATTCTCGGCGGCTACCGCGCCTGGCAGAGCGGAATCGACACGGTGATCGCCGGCGGGGTACCGGCCGTACTGGTCAGCGGAGAGCAGGCCGCCGATGCCGAGTTGACCGACCGCTCCACGGTCGCGGCCGGCACCGCGCTGCAGGCCCACATCTACCTGGCCCACGGCGGCGTCGACAACCTGCGCGAGTTGCACGCCTTCCTGTGCGACACCGTGCTGATGACCGGCTTCGGGTTCACGCCGCCGGTCGCCACCCCGACCTGGGGGGTGCTGGAGCGTCCGGACGCCGGCAAGACCGGCCCGACGATCGCGGTGCTCTACTACCGTGCCCAGCACCTGGCCGGCAACACCGGCTACGTCGAGGCGCTGTGCCGGGCGATCGAAGACGCCGGCGGACGCCCGCTGCCGCTCTACTGCGCGTCGCTGCGCACCGCCGAGCCGCGGCTGCTGGAAAGGCTCGGCGGCGCCGACGCCATGGTGGTCACCGTGCTGGCCGCCGGGGGAGTCAAGCCGGCCGCCGCCTCGGCCGGCGGCGACGATGACAGCTGGAACGTTGAGCACCTGGCGGCGCTGGACATCCCGATCCTGCAAGGCCTGTGTTTGACTAGCCCGCGGGATCAGTGGTGCGCCAACGACGACGGCCTGTCGCCGCTGGACGTGGCCAGCCAGGTGGCGGTGCCCGAGTTCGACGGCCGCATCATCACGGTTCCGTTCTCGTTCAAGGAGATTGACGACGACGGGCTGATCTCCTATGTGGCCGACCCGGAGCGCTGCGCCCGGGTCGCGGGCCTGGCGGTCCGGCACGCACGGCTGCGCCAGGTCGCCCCCGCCGACAAGCGGGTGGCCCTGGTCTTCTCGGCCTACCCGACCAAACACGCCCGCATCGGCAACGCGGTGGGCCTGGACACCCCGGCCAGCGCGGTGGCCTTGCTGCAAGCGATGCGGCAGCGCGGATATCGGGTGGGTGATCTGCCGGGTGTCGAATCAAACGACGGCGACGCGCTGATTCACGCGTTGATCGAATGCGGCGGACACGACCCCGACTGGCTCACCGAAGGCCAGCTGGCCGGCAACCCCATCCGGGTGTCGGCCAAGGAGTATCGGGACTGGTTCGCCACCCTGCCCGCCGAACTGACAGACGTGGTAACAGCGTACTGGGGCCCGCCACCCGGTGAGCTGTTCGTCGACCGTAGCCACGACCCGGACGGCGAGATCGTCATCGCCGCACTGCGAGCGGGCAACCTGGTGCTCATGGTTCAGCCGCCGCGCGGCTTCGGGGAGAACCCGGTGGCGATCTACCACGACCCGGACCTGCCGCCCAGCCACCACTACCTGGCCGCCTACCGCTGGCTCGATACCGGATTCTCGAACGGTTTCGGGGCGCACGCCGTGGTGCATTTGGGCAAGCACGGCAACCTGGAATGGTTGCCGGGAAAGACGCTGGGCATGTCGGCGTCCTGCGGACCCGACGCCGCGCTGGGCGATCTGCCGCTGATCTACCCGTTTCTGGTTAACGACCCCGGCGAGGGCACCCAGGCCAAGCGGCGCGCGCACGCGGTGCTAGTCGACCATTTGATTCCTCCGATGGCCCGCGCCGAAACCTACGGCGACATCGCGCGTTTGGAACAGTTGCTCGACGAGCATGCCAGCGTCGCCGCGCTGGATCCCGGCAAGCTGCCCGCCATCCGCCAGCAGATCTGGACGCTGATCCGCGCCGCCAAGATGGACCACGACCTGGGACTGACCGAACGCCCGGAAGAGGACTCGTTCGACGACATGCTGCTACACGTCGACGGCTGGCTGTGCGAGATCAAGGACGTCCAGATCCGCGACGGGCTGCACATCCTCGGGCAAAACCCAACGGGGGAGCAAGAACTCGACCTGGTGCTGGCCATCTTGCGGGCCCGCCAGCTGTTCGGCGGCGCGCACGCGATCCCCGGCCTGCGGCAGGCACTCGGCCTGGCCGAGGATGGCACCGACGAACGCGCGACAGTCGACCAGACCGAGGCGAAAGCCCGCGAACTGGTCGCGGCCCTGCAGGCCACCGGCTGGGACCCCTCCGCCGCCGACCGACTCACCGGCAACGCCGACGCCGCCGCGGTGCTGCGGTTCGCCGCCACCGAAGTGATACCCCGGTTGGCTGGCACCGCAACCGAAATCGAGCAGGTGCTAAGAGCTTTGGACGGCCGGTTCATCCCGGCCGGGCCGTCGGGGTCGCCGCTGCGCGGCCTGGTCAACGTGCTACCCACCGGGCGCAACTTCTACTCCGTGGATCCCAAGGCGGTGCCGTCCCGGCTGGCGTGGGAAGCCGGTGTGGCACTGGCCGATTCGCTGCTGGCGCGCTACCGCGATGAGCATGGGCGGTGGCCGCGGTCGGTGGGGCTGTCGGTGTGGGGCACCTCGGCGATGCGCACGGCCGGCGACGACATCGCCGAAGTGCTTGCGCTGCTGGGGGTTCGGCCGGTATGGGACGACGCCTCGCGGCGGGTCATCGACCTGGCGCCCATGCAGCCGGCCGAGCTGGGCCGCCCGCGCATCGACGTGACGGTACGGATCTCCGGCTTTTTCCGTGATGCCTTCCCGCATGTGGTGACCATGCTCGATGACGCGGTGCGGTTGGTCGCCGACCTCGACGAGGCCGCCGAGGACAACTACGTGCGCGCGCACGCCCAAGCGGATCTGGCCCACCACGGAGATCAACGGCGAGCCACCACAAGGATTTTCGGATCCAAACCGGGAACCTACGGCGCCGGGCTGCTGCAGCTGATCGACAGCCGCAGCTGGCGCGACGACGCCGACCTCGCCCAGGTGTACACCGCCTGGGGCGGATTCGCCTACGGGCGCGACCTGGATGGCCGCGAGGCGATCGACGACATGAACCGCCAGTACCGGCGTATTGCGGTGGCCGCCAAGAATACCGACACCCGTGAACACGACATCGCCGACTCCGACGACTACTTCCAGTATCACGGCGGCATGGTGGCCACCGTGCGGGCGCTCACGGGCCAAGCACCGGCCGCCTATATCGGCGACAACACCCGACCCGACGCGATCCGCACCCGCACGCTGTCGGAGGAGACCACGCGGGTGTTTCGCGCCCGCGTGGTCAATCCGAGGTGGATGGCCGCGATGCGCCGGCACGGCTACAAGGGCGCATTCGAGATGGCGGCCACCGTCGACTATCTGTTCGGTTATGACGCCACCGCCGGGGTGATGGCGGACTGGATGTACGAGCAGCTCACGCAGCGTTACGTCCTGGACGCGCAGAACCGCACGTTCATGACCGAGTCCAACCCGTGGGCGCTGCACGGCATGGCCGAACGGCTGTTGGAAGCGGCCGGTCGCGGCCTGTGGGCACAGCCGGCACCGGAAACCCTGGACGGGTTGCGCCAGGTGCTGCTGGAAACCGAGGGCGACCTGGAAGCCTGA
- a CDS encoding RNA polymerase-binding protein RbpA (A core mycobacterial gene; conserved in mycobacterial strains (See Marmiesse et al., 2004 PMID:14766927).) encodes MADRVLRGSRLGAVSYETDRNHDLAPRQIARYRTDNGEEFEVPFADDAEIPGTWLCRNGMEGTLIEGDLPEPKKVKPPRTHWDMLLERRSIEELEELLKERLELIRSRRRG; translated from the coding sequence ATGGCTGATCGTGTCCTGAGGGGCAGTCGCCTCGGAGCCGTGAGCTATGAGACCGACCGCAACCACGACCTGGCGCCGCGCCAGATCGCGCGGTACCGCACCGACAACGGCGAGGAGTTCGAAGTCCCGTTCGCCGATGACGCCGAGATCCCCGGCACCTGGTTGTGCCGCAACGGCATGGAAGGCACCCTGATCGAGGGCGACCTGCCCGAGCCGAAGAAGGTTAAGCCGCCCCGGACGCACTGGGACATGCTGCTGGAGCGCCGTTCCATCGAAGAACTCGAAGAGTTACTTAAGGAGCGCCTCGAGCTCATTCGGTCACGTCGGCGCGGCTGA
- the rpmB2 gene encoding 50S ribosomal protein L28 — translation MSAHCQVTGRKPGFGNTVSHSHRRSRRRWSPNIQQRTYYLPSEGRRIRLRVSTKGIKVIDRDGIEAVVARLRRQGQRI, via the coding sequence TTGTCCGCCCACTGCCAAGTCACCGGCCGCAAGCCGGGATTTGGAAACACCGTCTCGCACTCCCATCGCCGAAGCCGTCGGCGATGGTCGCCCAACATTCAGCAACGAACGTATTACCTGCCCTCCGAGGGCCGTCGCATTCGGCTGCGGGTGTCCACGAAGGGTATAAAGGTCATCGACCGCGACGGTATCGAAGCGGTCGTGGCCCGCCTGCGTCGCCAGGGGCAGCGGATCTGA
- a CDS encoding integral membrane protein, whose translation MLTVVCLLVVTVLAICYRPLLFATVDPEVAAARGVPVRALGIVFAALMGVVAAQAVQIVGALLVMSLLITPAAAAARVVVAPVAAIATSVVFAEVSAVGGILLSLAPGVPVSVFVATISFVIYLICWLLRRRR comes from the coding sequence ATGCTGACCGTGGTTTGTCTGCTCGTGGTCACCGTGTTGGCGATCTGCTACCGACCGCTCTTGTTTGCCACCGTCGATCCGGAGGTCGCGGCCGCCCGCGGCGTGCCAGTGCGCGCCCTGGGAATTGTGTTCGCCGCACTGATGGGCGTGGTAGCCGCCCAGGCTGTCCAGATCGTCGGGGCACTCCTCGTGATGTCTTTGCTGATCACCCCCGCCGCGGCGGCCGCCCGGGTCGTGGTTGCCCCGGTCGCCGCGATCGCGACCTCGGTGGTCTTCGCCGAGGTTTCCGCCGTCGGCGGCATCCTGCTGTCGCTGGCGCCTGGAGTCCCGGTGTCGGTGTTCGTGGCCACCATCTCGTTTGTGATCTACCTGATTTGCTGGTTGCTCCGGCGGCGCCGCTAA
- the fxsA gene encoding transmembrane protein FxsA, with protein MSRLLLSYAVVELAVVFALAATIGFGWTLLVLLATFVLGFGLLAPLGGWQLGRRLLWLRSGLAEPRSALSDGALVTVASVLVLVPGLVTTTMGLLLLVPPIRALARPGLTAIAVRGFLRNVPLTADAAANMAGAFGESGTDPDFIDGEVIDVIDVEPLTLQPPRVAAEPPSPGSN; from the coding sequence GTGTCGCGGCTGCTGCTCAGCTACGCCGTCGTCGAGCTCGCGGTGGTTTTCGCGCTGGCGGCGACGATCGGGTTTGGCTGGACTTTGCTGGTGTTGCTGGCGACGTTCGTCCTCGGGTTCGGTCTGCTGGCGCCGCTCGGTGGCTGGCAGCTCGGCCGACGGCTCCTGTGGTTGCGATCCGGCTTGGCGGAACCACGAAGCGCACTGAGTGACGGCGCGCTGGTCACCGTTGCCTCGGTCTTGGTGCTTGTTCCTGGTCTGGTCACCACGACGATGGGGCTGTTGCTGCTGGTGCCGCCGATCCGGGCGCTCGCTCGACCCGGGCTGACCGCGATCGCCGTGCGCGGTTTCCTGCGGAACGTGCCACTGACGGCCGATGCGGCGGCCAACATGGCCGGGGCCTTCGGCGAGAGCGGCACCGACCCGGACTTTATTGATGGCGAGGTCATCGACGTCATAGATGTCGAGCCGTTGACCCTTCAGCCCCCTCGGGTAGCCGCAGAACCTCCATCGCCGGGGTCGAATTAG